A window of Primulina huaijiensis isolate GDHJ02 chromosome 9, ASM1229523v2, whole genome shotgun sequence contains these coding sequences:
- the LOC140985148 gene encoding probable glutathione peroxidase 2: MKSMGFYRLTNLASLLFLGLAFLLYYRYPPAISSGEDCPKSIYEFTVKDIHGNDVPLSNYKGKVLLIVNVASKCGLTQSNYRELNILYDKYKHQGFEILAFPCNQFAWQEPGTSEEIQEAVCTRFKAEFPIFEKIDVNGKNAAPLYKFLKSQQGGLLVDTIKWNFTKFLVNKEGKVVHRYAPKTPPLEIENDIQNLLD, translated from the exons ATGAAAAGCATGGGTTTTTACAGATTAACAAACTTGGCATCTCTTCTATTTCTTGGACTTGCTTTCCTGTTGTATTACAGGTATCCTCCTGCTATTAGTTCGGGTGAAGATTGCCCAAAATCCATCTACGAGTTCACCGTCAAG GACATTCATGGAAATGATGTGCCTTTGAGCAATTACAAAGGGAAGGTGCTCCTCATAGTAAATGTTGCTTCAAAATG TGGTTTGACCCAGTCGAATTACAGGGAGCTGAATATTTTATATGACAAGTACAAGCATCAAG GCTTCGAAATATTAGCATTTCCTTGCAATCAGTTTGCCTGGCAAGAACCAGGTACtagtgaagaaattcaagaagctGTATGCACCAGGTTTAAAGCTGAATTCCCAATATTTGAAAAG ATAGATGTCAATGGAAAAAATGCAGCACCCCTTTACAAATTCTTGAAGTCACAACAAGGCGGATTATTGGTCGACACTATAAAGTGGAATTTTACGAAGTTTCTGGTCAACAAAGAAGGAAAAGTAGTCCATAGATATGCCCCGAAAACACCACCTCTCGAGATTGAG AACGACATACAAAATCTTTTGGATTGA